A stretch of the Musa acuminata AAA Group cultivar baxijiao chromosome BXJ2-7, Cavendish_Baxijiao_AAA, whole genome shotgun sequence genome encodes the following:
- the LOC135617000 gene encoding plastidial pyruvate kinase 4, chloroplastic-like → MKLPSVSEFSAQSIVCKGPYQNHGTLHHSVLAYPKSSTEYCNSISNSIVNSVTFGGHENKLQCLSKANLKYPILFAKLQESDAFESKGCKSYEDMLDADTEKSRGNFDIKKSSEGSSESHFNEDEVSGALSMSNEKFLEYPLNYEVCLGKLRAVYLHVLAAEQWNASRLNKCHRSYLESATNLIHYMALNSLDVDELKQELYSSGLVDLERTNSHVLASITAAIKLLKNLQPNSYDKNHKTWPLDVIHHDNVQETENYVDFGISAMRKKASMNKAALFGPAQDEKNINIMVTVGREAIDNETLLSDLVKSGANVIRINCAHDDSTIWSEIIRLAKHCSQMLEKPCRVLMDLAGPKLRTGPMKSGPQVMKLSPKKDAKGDVMFPAQVWLSRPGCAPPTPSAVDATLFVESGRFFNEIGIGNVLEFVDCRGRRRSLKVSKRLSASSGYGFIAECSRTAYVGSGTKLCIQKKKGKSSCGEVVNVPAADQFIRVRVGDLLTIIREPSLIFDEIGASTCGAAKVTCNSGRLFDSVKPGDPIAFDDGRIWGVVQGTSINEIVVSISRASPKGSKLGSEKSINIPKSEIHFEGLTSKDLVDLEFIAANADMVGISFIRDVHDMEIVQQQLKKRKLAELGVVLKIETQSAFDRLPLLLLQAMQSPNPFGVMIARGDLAVECGWDQMASIQEEILSICNAGHVPVIWATQVLESLTKTGIPTRAEITDVASGMRASCIMLNKGKYITEAVSTLNTVLGSCSTSKKNMKTLMKPLFPTS, encoded by the exons AATCAAGCACAGAATACTGTAACTCAATTTCTAATTCTATAGTAAATAGTGTTACTTTTGGGGGTCATGAAAACAAACTTCAATGCTTATCAAAGGCAAACCTGAAGTACCCAATACTGTTTGCCAAGCTACAAGAAAGTGATGCCTTTGAAAGCAAAGGATGCAAATCTTATGAGGATATGCTAGATGCAGATACAGAGAAATCTAGAggcaattttgatattaaaaaatcATCTGAGGGATCAAGTGAGTCACATTTCAATGAAGATGAGGTATCAGGTGCGCTGTCAATGTCTAACGAAAAGTTCTTGGAGTATCCACTTAACTATGAAGTGTGCCTTGGCAAGTTACGGGCTGTATACTTGCATGTATTGGCTGCAGAACAGTGGAATGCTTCTCGTTTAAATAAGTGCCACAG ATCCTACTTGGAAAGTGCCACGAATTTGATTCATTATATGGCATTAAACTCACTTGATGTCGACGAACTTAAGCAAGAACTTTATTCATCAGGCCTTGTAGATTTGGAACGGACCAATTCCCATGTTCTTGCAAGTATTACTGCAGCCATCAAACTCCTAAAAAATCTACAACCCAATTCGTATGACAAGAACCACAAAACATGGCCATTGGATGTGATACACCATGATAATGTTCAGGAGACTGAAAACTATGTAGATTTTGGCATAAGTGCAATGAGAAAGAAGGCATCTATGAACAAAGCAGCACTATTTGGACCTGCTCAAGATGagaaaaacataaacataatggtGACAGTTGGTAGAGAAGCAATTGACAATGAAACCTTGCTCAGTGATCTCGTCAAGTCAGGCGCAAATGTAATACGCATCAACTGCGCACATGATGACTCAACTATTTGGAGCGAAATCATTAGACTTGCAAAGCACTGCTCACAAATGTTGGAAAAACCATGTCGAGTTCTTATGGATTTAGCTGGGCCAAAGTTGAGGACAGGACCAATGAAGTCTGGTCCACAAGTTATGAAATTATCCCCTAAAAAGGATGCTAAAGGTGATGTCATGTTTCCAGCTCAAGTTTGGCTGTCTCGTCCAGGTTGTGCCCCTCCTACTccctcagcagtagatgcaactctTTTTGTAGAAAGTGGtagattttttaatgaaattggGATAGGCAATGTGCTCGAATTTGTTGATTGTAGGGGTAGACGAAGGTCACTCAAAGTCTCTAAAAGACTTTCTGCTTCTAGTGGCTATGGCTTCATTGCAGAGTGTTCACGGACTGCTTATGTTGGCTCAGGCACCAAATTGTGCATACAGAAGAAGAAGGGTAAGTCTTCCTGTGGAGAAGTAGTGAATGTGCCTGCAGCAGATCAGTTCATTAGGGTGAGAGTGGGGGACTTGCTGACTATTATTAGAGAACCTAGTTTAATATTTGATGAAATTGGTGCTAGCACATGTGGTGCTGCAAAGGTAACATGTAATTCTGGTCGTCTTTTTGATTCTGTGAAACCTGGAGACCCTATAGCTTTTGATGATGGAAGGATCTGGGGAGTTGTTCAGGGAACAAGTATTAATGAAATAGTTGTCTCGATATCTCGTGCAAGTCCAAAGGGTTCAAAACTAGGCTCTGAGAAATCAATAAACATTCCCAAGAGTGAGATACACTTTGAAGGCTTGACCTCGAAGGATCTTGTGGATCTTGAATTTATTGCTGCTAATGCTGATATGGTAGGCATATCATTCATTAGAGATGTACATGACATGGAGATTGTCCAGCAACAACTGAAGAAAAGAAAGCTTGCAGAGTTGGGTGTTGTGCTGAAAATTGAAACTCAAAGTGCCTTTGATAGGCTGCCTCTCTTGCTGCTTCAGGCAATGCAGTCTCCTAACCCTTTCGGGGTTATGATTGCTAGAGGAGATCTTGCAGTGGAATGTGGATGGGATCAGATGGCTAGTATTCAGGAAGAGATCTTGTCCATTTGTAATGCTGGTCATGTTCCTGTTATATGGGCAACCCAAGTTCTTGAATCACTAACCAAAACAGGCATTCCTACTAGAGCTGAGATCACTGATGTTGCCAGTGGAATGAG GGCAAGTTGCATTATGCTGAACAAAGGGAAGTACATTACAGAAGCTGTTTCAACCTTGAACACTGTACTGGGCAGCTGTTCCACAAGTAAGAAGAATATGAAGACTTTAATGAAGCCACTTTTCCCCACAAGTTGA